A genomic window from Colletotrichum destructivum chromosome 7, complete sequence includes:
- a CDS encoding Putative cutinase/acetylxylan esterase, alpha/Beta hydrolase, with the protein MVGLPSDGQLVDARGSGEPQGVSLMFQVAIERILANGTGAVSQSITYPAGFDQNVTTGGATVVLEALEKMEKASLAAVSGVVFVGNPYRIPGRRSNVDSQGRPDNRTAFGLFATHVMQANQSIPTYNEEFDQSGKVIDTCLENDVVCATDPDCTCQLASAHMSYGLMQPVQDLIVSHVLDRM; encoded by the exons ATGGTTGGCCTCCCTAGCGATGGGC AATTGGTTGATGCCCGAGGCTCTGGAGAGCCGCAGGGCGTTTCCCTCATGTTTCAAGTCGCCATCGAACGCATCCTTGCCAACGGCACCGGGGCTGTCAGTCAGTCCATCACGTATCCCGCCGGTTTCGACCAGAACGTCACCACTGGT GGTGCAACCGTCGTTCTGGAAGCTCTTGAGAAGATGGAAAAGGCGTCTTTGGCAGCTGTTAGCGGTGTCGTTTTCGTCGGCAATCCCTACCGCATTCCCGGCCGACGCTCGAACGTCGACAGCCAGGGTCGCCCCGATAACCGCACTGCCTTCGGCCTCTTTGCGACTCATGTCATGCAGGCCAACCAAAGCATCCCGACCTATAACGAAGAGTTTGACCAGAGTGGAAAGGTCATCGACACCTGTCTCGAG AACGACGTTGTTTGCGCGACGGATCCCGATTGTACTTGCCAGCTTGCAAGCGCCCACATGTCGTATGGGTTGATGCAACCTGTGCAGGACTTGATCGTCAGCCACGTCCTTGATCGGATGTAA